One window from the genome of Schistocerca piceifrons isolate TAMUIC-IGC-003096 chromosome 1, iqSchPice1.1, whole genome shotgun sequence encodes:
- the LOC124719359 gene encoding uncharacterized protein LOC124719359, with amino-acid sequence MASPQEQASVSDVVRFQSQQMTQLLAAINGLVTLQTAATLAPPTPPPVPTPSPMAPPFRAFSPDVERWPEYIVQLEAHFVAYNIPGTEWLAFFIANAGVVLYRVLVKLFPTTRPETKTYDEVIDILNSYFRDSVNVVHARYKFFCLRRGPTQSNKSWLAHLQGLSSDCDFNFSFGRSYADIMIRDTIAQNVADHRIREQILRFKNTSLQEVVNLLDTQDTLDMATSTFDVTPGVYC; translated from the coding sequence atggcctCACCACAGGAACAGGCTTCGGTGTCCGATGTTGTACGTTTTCAGTCTCAGCagatgacgcagctgcttgctgccataaatggactggtcacactgcAAACTGCAGCTACTTTGGCGCCAccgacgccaccgcctgtaccgacACCGTCGCCGATggcgccgccatttcgtgccttcagtcctgacgttgaacgctggccagaatacatcgtgcagctcgaggcacacttcgtagcgtacaacataccaggtacagagtggcttgcttttttcattgccaacgcgggtgttgtgttgtaccgtgtgctcgtgaaattgtttcccaccacccgcccagaaactaaaacttacgatGAAGTGATTGATATTTTGAACTCCTacttccgtgacagtgtaaatgtggtacatgcacgctacaaattcttttgcctccggcgtggccctactcagtcgAATAAATCTTGGTTAGCGCACCTTCAGGGACTAAgttctgattgtgactttaatttcTCGTTTGGACGTTCATAtgcggatataatgattagagacactattgcgcagaatgtggcggatcaccgcaTCCGCGAACAAATCCTCAGATTTAAGAAcacgtctttgcaggaagtagtgaaCTTGCTAGACACACAAGATACTttagacatggctacttccacGTTCGACGTGACCCCTGGTGTGTATtgttag